The genomic segment GAGGCTGCGGGCGATGGCGCCCTTTTGAGCCACCGTGCGCGGCCGCAGCGCCGAACCGGTATAGACGAGGCGCTTGGCCGAGATCGGCCTGAGGTCAAAACCGTCGACCTTGAAACCCTGCTGGAAAGCGATCTGCACGATACGTGCATCCATGGCGGCGCATTCGAAATTGCGCTGCACATAGCTGCCGCCGACCATGTCGAGGATAACGTTGACGCCCTTGTTCTCGGTGATGCGTTTCACCTCGACGACGAAATCCTGCGTGCGATAGTTGATGGCGTGATCGGCGCCGAGATCGAGACAGGCTTTCAGCTTGTCGTCGCTGCCGGCGGTGATGATCGACTTGGCGCCGAGTTCATGCGCCAGCATGATCGCGGTGGTACCGATGCCCGACGAACCGCCGTGGATCAGAATTGTTTCACCGGCCGAGAGCTTGCCTGTCATGAAGGCATTGACCCAGACAGTGAAGAAGGTCTCGGGGATCGCGGCGGCTTCGACCATGGAAAAGCCTTGCGGCACAGGCAGGGCATGGCTCTCTGTCACGGTGCAGTATTCTGCATAGCCGCCGCCATGGGCCAGTGCGCACACCTGATCGCCAATCTTGTAGCGCGAAGCGCCGGCGCCTAAGGCCGCAACAGTGC from the Beijerinckia sp. 28-YEA-48 genome contains:
- a CDS encoding NAD(P)H-quinone oxidoreductase, encoding MNTAPQTMLCMAIQGAGGPEVLQPETRPVPQPKDGEILVKVAAAGINRPDVSQRLGRYPPPAGASDLPGLEISGTVAALGAGASRYKIGDQVCALAHGGGYAEYCTVTESHALPVPQGFSMVEAAAIPETFFTVWVNAFMTGKLSAGETILIHGGSSGIGTTAIMLAHELGAKSIITAGSDDKLKACLDLGADHAINYRTQDFVVEVKRITENKGVNVILDMVGGSYVQRNFECAAMDARIVQIAFQQGFKVDGFDLRPISAKRLVYTGSALRPRTVAQKGAIARSLEETVGPLWAKGKCKPIIDSTFTLRDAAKAHARMETSEHIGKIVMTV